From a single Solenopsis invicta isolate M01_SB chromosome 4, UNIL_Sinv_3.0, whole genome shotgun sequence genomic region:
- the LOC120357594 gene encoding protein MNN4-like, producing MEKKKRELRKTLRKLKKKRIYREDFIAKRKEYKEWCKKQKKKHEQAEEEEIQRIKNEKETSKYINNYGKKRKEEICDNIKMEERRNYFIGLLEGTQEKEFNIGEQKRDTGTTREEEPKDIKR from the coding sequence atggaaaaaaagaaaagagaattaagGAAGACTCTGAgaaaactaaagaaaaaaagaatttacagAGAAGATTTTATCGCAAAGAGAAAGGAATACAAAGAGTGGTGCAAAAAGCAGAAGAAGAAACACGAACAGGCAGAAGAAGAGGAAATTCAAAGGATAAAGAATGAGAAAGAGACGTCGAAATACATTAATAACTacggaaagaaaagaaaggaggAGATATGCGACAACATAAAGATGGAAGAACGAAGAAATTATTTCATAGGACTACTTGAAGGAACACAGGAAAAGGAATTCAACATAGGCGAACAAAAAAGAGATACAGGCACGACGAGGGAGGAAGAACCAAAAGACATAAAaagatag